The Miscanthus floridulus cultivar M001 chromosome 17, ASM1932011v1, whole genome shotgun sequence genome has a window encoding:
- the LOC136515838 gene encoding uncharacterized protein — MRALPDLAGAGAGHHGAASAPPSAPGTSPPLAAAAAVVELVATESPPPPQLAAVTGPSIPLAGSTAITSGQEDDGHVTQKAMEATSAPHPQQQLRPLPESGSPCGVASRAARPSSGSASSKVSGTPRRLALSSTSDPPPPVVACAGCRRCGHLAWVNSSRGASRA, encoded by the coding sequence ATGCGGGCCCTCCCTGACCTCGCCGGTGCCGGCGCAGGCCACCACGGGGCCGCCTCCGCCCCTCCCTCCGCTCCTGGTACCTCCCCACCactggcggcggcagcggccgtCGTGGAGCTGGTCGCCACGGAGTCCCCTCCCCCACCTCAGCTTGCTGCGGTCACCGGCCCCTCCATTCCTCTAGCGGGCTCCACCGCGATCACCAGTGGCCAGGAGGACGACGGCCATGTCACGCAGAAGGCTATGGAAGCCACCTCGGCGCCCCACCCGCAGCAGCAGCTGCGGCCACTGCCGGAGTCGGGAAGCCCCTGTGGGGTCGCATCTCGAGCCGCGCGGCCCTCGTCTGGGTCCGCGTCCTCTAAGGTCAGCGGCACGCCGCGGCGGCTGGCGCTGTCCTCCACCAGCGATCCACCACCCCCCGTTGTCGCCTGTGCCGGTTGTCGCCGCTGTGGCCACCTCGCCTGGGTCAATAGCAGCCGAGGCGCCAGCCGCGCCTAA